From Acipenser ruthenus chromosome 23, fAciRut3.2 maternal haplotype, whole genome shotgun sequence, the proteins below share one genomic window:
- the LOC117413281 gene encoding ribosomal protein S6 kinase alpha-1 isoform X3, whose amino-acid sequence MKVLKKATLKVRDRVRTKMERDILADVNHPFVVKLHYAFQTEGKLYLILDFLRGGDLFTRLSKEVMFTEEDVKFYLAELALGLDHLHSVGIIYRDLKPENILLDEVGHIKLTDFGLSKEAIDHEKKAFSFCGTVEYMAPEVVNRQGHNHSADWWSYGVLMFEMLTGSLPFQGKDRKETMNLILKAKLGMPQFLSAEAQSLLRALFKRNPANRLGAGTDGAEAIKRHVFYSTIDWNKLFRKELKPPFRPAVARPDDTFYFDSEFTSRTPKDSPGVPPSAGAHQLFRGFSFVATGMLEDEGNEVQELKPLHPVVQQLHGKNLHFNDGYNVKEDIGVGSYSVCKRCVHKTTNTEYAVKIIDKSKRDPCEEVEILLRYGQHPNILTLKDVYDDGKQVYLVTELMRGGELLDKLLKQKYFSEREASAVLYTITKTVEYLHCQGVVHRDLKPSNILYVDESGNPESIRICDFGFAKQLRADNGLLMTPCYTANFVAPEVLKRRGYDEGCDVWSLGVLLYTMLAGYTPFANGPDDTPDEILSRIGSGHFNIKGGNWDTVSEAARDLVSKMLHIDPHRRLTAKQVLKHPWIIYRDKLSENQLQHQDAQLVKGAMAATYSALKTSKPTPHLKPIEASILAQRRVKKLPSTSL is encoded by the exons GTGATGTTTACAGAAGAAGACGTGAAATTTTACCTGGCAGAGCTGGCCCTTGGCCTGGATCATTTGCACAGTGTAGGAATCATCTACCGGGACCTCAAACCCGAAAA TATCCTGCTGGATGAAGTGGGACACATCAAGCTTACAG ACTTTGGCCTGAGTAAGGAGGCTATCGACCACGAGAAGAAGGCCTTCTCATTCTGTGGGACGGTGGAGTACATGGCCCCAGAGGTGGTGAACAGGCAGGGGCACAACCACAGCGCCGACTGGTGGTCTTATGGAGTCTTAATG TTTGAGATGCTCACGGGTTCCCTGCCGTTCCAAGGGAAGGATCGCAAGGAGACAATGAACCTGATCCTCAA AGCGAAGCTTGGGATGCCCCAGTTTCTGAGTGCTGAAGCTCAGAGTTTACTGCGAGCTCTTTTCAAAAGGAATCCAGCAAACAGATTGG GAGCTGGGACTGATGGCGCTGAGGCAATTAAACGGCATGTCTTCTACTCAACCATAGACTGGAAC AAACTGTTTCGCAAGGAACTTAAACCACCGTTCAGACCAGCTGTGGCCAGGCCAGATGACACGTTTTACTTTGACTCTGAGTTCACTTCCCGGACACCCAAAG ACTCCCCTGGGGTTCCTCCGAGTGCTGGGGCTCACCAGCTGTTCCGTGGGTTCAGCTTCGTAGCCACAGGAATGCTGGAAGACGAGGGCAATGAAGTGCAGGAACTGAAACCCCTGCATCCTGTGGTCCAG caaCTTCATGGTAAGAACCTCCATTTCAATGACGGCTATAACGTGAAGGAGGATATTGGAGTAGGATCCTACTCTGTCTGCAAACGCTGCGTGCATAAGACAACTAATACAGAATACGCTGTCAAG ATAATTGACAAGAGTAAGAGGGACCCTTGTGAGGAGGTTGAAATCCTCCTGAGATATGGGCAGCACCCCAATATCCTCACACTGAAAGAT gtGTACGATGATGGGAAGCAGGTGTACCTGGTGACAGAGCTGATGAGAGGAGGGGAGTTGCTGGATAAACTCCTGAAGCAGAAATACTTCTCTGAGCGCGAGGCCAGCGCTGTCCTCTACACCATCACGAAGACTGTGGAGTATCTCCACTGTCAAGGG GTGGTGCACAGGGACCTGAAGCCCAGCAATATTCTCTATGTGGATGAGTCCGGGAACCCCGAGTCCATAAGAATCTGTGACTTTGGCTTCGCCAAGCAGCTCCGAGCCGACAACGGGCTGCTCATGACACCCTGCTACACGGCCAACTTTGTAGCGCCCGAG GTTCTAAAGCGCAGAGGTTACGATGAGGGCTGTGATGTGTGGAGCTTGGGGGTATTGCTGTACACAATGCTAGCAGG ATACACTCCATTTGCCAACGGCCCCGACGACACTCCAGATGAGATCTTATCCAGGATTGGAAGTGGCCACTTCAACATCAAGGGAGGGAACTGGGACACAGTGTCTGAAGCTGCAAGG GACCTGGTGTCGAAGATGCTCCACATAGACCCTCACCGTCGCCTGACAGCCAAACAGGTCCTGAAACACCCCTGGATCATCTATCGGGACAAACTGTCTGAGAACCAGCTTCAGCACCAGGACGCCCAACTTGTCAAG GGTGCCATGGCTGCAACATACTCTGCCCTGAAGACTTCCAAGCCTACCCCTCATCTCAAGCCCATTGAGGCCTCCATTTTGGCACAGAGAAGAGTAAAGAAACTTCCTTCCACCTCCCTGTAA